In Rhinoraja longicauda isolate Sanriku21f chromosome 13, sRhiLon1.1, whole genome shotgun sequence, one genomic interval encodes:
- the LOC144599143 gene encoding thiamine transporter 2-like, producing MSPCCQPPDCWKRGQPTEWMYPTLILCAFGFFSVMRPIDSFFLAYLVGPDKNITVHQAMNEILPIWTYSCLVLLIPTFLLTDYLRHKPVIVLHGFALIILNTILILGRGVLVMKCLLFDFGLVAATNVAYFSYIYSAISSEHYQKATGYCRTVILVGHTLGSTLGQILISVGNASYFCLTVISLASVSVAFLTALLLPTAKKSMIFHREDVAEVNRVSPAIEAGRPNCGQTGPQDNPGDQTVDGLAKTIDHNNASNVFLQLWSDFKECYSSPQLLCWSLWWALATAGFNQVASYIQVLWEHIEPTGNVTVYNGVAETISNVMGAACAFAIGHTELDWAIWGELALGIFSVVNGGVSYAMTVTKNIWVCYVCYSVFKSCYMLLITITMQV from the exons ATGTCACCCTGCTGCCAACCTCCAGACTGCTGGAAGAGAGGCCAACCCACTGAATGGATGTATCCTACACTGATTTTGTGTGCTTTCGGATTTTTCTCTGTGATGAGGCCAATAGATTCTTTTTTTTTGGCTTATCTAGTTGGACCTGACAAAAACATAACTGTTCACCAG GCTATGAATGAAATATTGCCAATATGGACATACTCGTGTTTGGTGCTGTTAATTCCCACTTTCTTGCTCACAGATTACTTAAGGCATAAACCTGTCATAGTTCTTCATGGTTTTGCCTTAATTATTCTGAACACAATATTAATTTTAGGCCGAGGTGTTTTGGTCATGAAATGTCTTCTCTTTGACTTTGGGTTGGTGGCTGCCACCAATGTCGCTTATTTTTCGTACATCTACAGTGCCATTAGCTCTGAGCACTATCAGAAGGCAACTGGTTACTGCCGAACTGTCATTCTGGTTGGACACACTCTCGGTTCAACTCTGGGACAAATTTTAATTTCTGTGGGGAACGCCTCGTATTTCTGTCTCACTGTGATTTCACTCGCTTCGGTGTCTGTGGCCTTCCTGACCGCCCTCCTCTTGCCAACGGCCAAGAAAAGTATGATTTTCCACAGGGAAGATGTGGCTGAAGTCAACAGGGTCTCACCGGCAATTGAAGCTGGCCGGCCAAATTGTGGACAGACTGGACCCCAAGACAACCCGGGTGATCAGACAGTTGATGGACTGGCAAAGACAATAGATCATAACAACGCTTCAAATGTGTTCCTCCAGCTGTGGTCTGACTTCAAAGAATGCTACTCATCGCCACAGCTGCTCTGCTGGAGCCTTTGGTGGGCATTGGCCACAGCTGGCTTTAACCAAGTTGCAAGTTACATCCAGGTGCTCTGGGAACACATTGAGCCAACAGGGAATGTTACAGTGTACAATGGCGTTGCAGAAACCATCTCCAACGTCATGG gtgctgcctgtgcctTTGCCATTGGGCATACAGAGCTGGACTGGGCAATCTGGGGTGAACTGGCACTCGGCATCTTTTCAGTGGTGAACGGGGGAGTTTCATATGCCATGACTGTAACCAAAAATATCTGGGTTTGTTACGTTTGCTACAGCGTTTTCAAGAGCTGTTACATGCTGCTGATTACCATTACAATGCAAGTATGA